Below is a genomic region from Citrobacter tructae.
CGCTGGTCGGCGGGAACTATATCGGGATGATGCCCGGAACCGGTGAGCCAAAAGATCATTTCGTCGCACTGGATACGCAGCCCAAATATCGCCTGAATAACGGCGATTTGATGCTACATCTTCATGCGCCTGATCTCGGTTCCCTTAACAGCGGTTCGCTGGTGTATTTCCGCAAAATACCGGTAGGCCGGGTATATGACTACACCATCAACCCCAACAATCAGGGCGTGACCATAGACGTACTGATTGAGCGCCGATTTACTAATCTGGTAAAAAAAGGTAGCCGCTTCTGGAACGTATCTGGCGTCAATGCAGATATCAGCCTCAGCGGGGCGAAGGTCAAGCTGGAAAGTCTGGCCGCACTGGTCAATGGCGCTATCGCTTTTGATTCGCCGGAAGATTCACAACCGGCTGCCGCAGACGACACCTTTGGTCTGTATCAGGACCTCGCGCACAGCCAGCGTGGCGTGATCGTGAAGCTGGAATTACCCAGCGGCGATGGGCTAAAAGCAGGTTCAACATCTCTGATGTACCAGGGTTTGGAAGTCGGTGAACTGACGAAGCTAGAGCTGATCCCAGGTGGTAAAGTCACCGGTGAAATGACGGTTGATCCGAGTGTCGTTTCGTTACTGCGAGATAACACGCGCATTGAACTGCACAGTCCCAAATTGTCATTGAGCGATGCGAACCTCAGCTCGCTGTTAACCGGTAAAACCTTCGAACTGGTCCCCGGTGATGGCGAACCACGTAGCCAGTTTGTGGTGGTTCCCGGCGAAAAATCCTTACTGCATGATCCGGGCGTGATGACGCTCACCCTGACCGCGCCGGAAAGTTACGGCATTGAGGCGGGGCAACCACTGATCCTGCACGGTGTCCAGGTTGGACAAGTGATTGAGCGTACGCTGTCCAGCAAAGGCGTCTCCTTTACCGTCGCCATCGAGCCCCAGCATCGCGATCTGGTACTGGGTGACAGCAAATTTGTGGTCAACAGCCGGGTTGACGTCAAAGTGGGCATTGACGGCGTGGAGTTCTTAGGTGCCAGCGCCAGCGAATGGATTAGCGGCGGTATCCGTATTTTACCCGGCACCAAGGGTGAAATGAAAAGCAGCTATCCGCTGTATGCCAATCTGGAAAAGGCGATTGAAAACAGCCTGAGCGATCTGCCCACCACCACGCTCAGCCTGCGCGCCGAAACGCTGCCCGACGTTCAGGCCGGTTCGGTGGTGTTATACCGTAAATTCGAGGTTGGTGAGGTCATTAGCGTTCGCCCCCGCGCCGACGCGTTTGATATCGATCTGCACATCAAACCGGAATACCGCAACCTGTTGACCAACAACAGCGTTTTCTGGGCGGAAGGCGGCGCAAAAGTCCAGCTTAACGGTAGCGGTTTGACCGTACAGGCATCGCCCTTGTCACGCGCGTTAAAAGGTGCAATCAGCTTCGATAATCTGAGCGGTGCCAGCGCCAGCCAGCGCAAAGGAGACAAGCGGATTCTGTACGCCTCAGAAACAGCCGCACGTGCAGTGGGGGGGCAAATTACCCTGCACGCCTTTGACGCCGGTAAGCTCGCCGCAGGCATGCCCATTCGCTATCTGGGCATCGATATCGGTCAGATCCAGACCCTGGAGCTTATCACCGCGCGCAACGAAGTACAGGCGAAAGCGGTACTGTACCCGGAGTATGTCCAGACTTTTGCACGCAGCGGGACGCGCTTCTCGGTTATTACCCCGCAAATCTCTGCGGCAGGCGTGGAACATCTGGATACTATCCTGCAGCCGTATATCAACGTTGAACCAGGTCGTGGGAATCCACGTCGTGATTTTGAATTGCAGGAAGCCACCATTACCGACTCACGTTATCTTGATGGCCTGAGCATCGTGGTCGAAGCACCGGAAGCCGGTTCGCTGAATATCGGCACGCCTGTTCTGTTCAGGGGCATTGAAGTGGGCACCGTCACCGGGCTGACGCTGGGCTCGCTTTCTGACCGTGTGATGGTTGCCATGCGCATCAGCCAGCGCTACCAGCATCTGGTGCGTAACAACTCCGTGTTCTGGCTGGCATCCGGCTACAATCTCGATTTCGGTCTGACCGGCGGCGTGGTGAAGACCGGAACCTTTAATCAGTTCATTCGCGGCGGTATTGCCTTTGCCACCCCACCGGGTACGCCACTGGCACCAAAAGCTCAGGCCGGAAAACACTTCTTGTTGCTAGAAAGCGAACCAAAAGAGTGGCGTGAATGGGGAACCGCCCTACCACGTTGATGCCTCCTGCTCCGGCGTACCCGCGCCGGAGCAAATATGCTACACTGCGCGCCTGTTTTTTTTCCGGTGGTACTACGTGGCTTATTTTCCTGACGCCTTTCTGACTCAAATGCGGGAAGCAATGCCTTCCTCGCTCTCTTTCGATGATTTTCTCGCCGCCTGCCAGCGTCCATTACGACGCAGCATTCGTATTAATACCCTGAAAATCTCCGTTGCCGACTTCCTCGACTTAACGGCACCTTACGACTGGTCGCTCGCACCAATTCCGTGGTGTGAAGAAGGCTTCTGGATCGAGCGCGACGATGAGGAGTCAGTCCCACTCGGCAGCACTGCTGAGCATTTAAGTGGGCTATTTTATATTCAGGAAGCCAGTTCGATGCTGCCGGTTGCCGCGCTGTTTGCCGAGGGCAATACGCCCGATCGCGTGATGGACGTTGCCGCCGCACCGGGTTCGAAAACCACGCAAATAGCTGCAAAAATGAAGAATAAAGGCGCGATTCTGGCCAATGAATTTTCCGCCAGCCGCGTCAAAGTGCTGCATGCCAATATCAGTCGCTGCGGTATCGCTAACGTTGCCCTCACCCATTTTGACGGACGCGTGTTTGGCGCTGCGCTGCCGGAATCTTTCGATGCTATTCTTCTGGACGCACCGTGTTCCGGCGAAGGCGTGGTGCGTAAAGATCCCGATGCACTGAAAAACTGGTCCGTCGACAGTAATCTTGAGATTGCCGTCACCCAGCGCGAACTACTAGACAGCGCGTTTCATGCCTTACGTCCCGGCGGTACGCTGGTGTATTCCACCTGCACGCTGAACCGTGATGAAAATGAATCCGTCATGCAGTGGCTGATAGCAACCTATCCGGACGCTGTGGAGTTTCTCCCGCTGGGTGATTTGTTCCCCGGAGCGGCACGCGCGCTGACGCCTGAAGGTTTTCTGCATGTCTTCCCGCAAATTTACGACTGTGAAGGATTCTTCGTCGCCCGTTTGCGTAAAACAGCCGCTATCCCAGCTCTGCCCACCCCAAAATATAAGGTCGGTAATTTTCCGTTCAGCCCGCTGAAAGGCCGC
It encodes:
- a CDS encoding PqiB family protein; this encodes MSQETPASQTEAQIKTKRRISPFWLLPIIALMIAGWLIWGSYEDRGNTVTIDFMSADGIVPGRTPVRYQGVEVGTVQDISLSKNLRKIEVRVSIKSSMKDALRKDTQFWLVTPKASLAGVSGLDALVGGNYIGMMPGTGEPKDHFVALDTQPKYRLNNGDLMLHLHAPDLGSLNSGSLVYFRKIPVGRVYDYTINPNNQGVTIDVLIERRFTNLVKKGSRFWNVSGVNADISLSGAKVKLESLAALVNGAIAFDSPEDSQPAAADDTFGLYQDLAHSQRGVIVKLELPSGDGLKAGSTSLMYQGLEVGELTKLELIPGGKVTGEMTVDPSVVSLLRDNTRIELHSPKLSLSDANLSSLLTGKTFELVPGDGEPRSQFVVVPGEKSLLHDPGVMTLTLTAPESYGIEAGQPLILHGVQVGQVIERTLSSKGVSFTVAIEPQHRDLVLGDSKFVVNSRVDVKVGIDGVEFLGASASEWISGGIRILPGTKGEMKSSYPLYANLEKAIENSLSDLPTTTLSLRAETLPDVQAGSVVLYRKFEVGEVISVRPRADAFDIDLHIKPEYRNLLTNNSVFWAEGGAKVQLNGSGLTVQASPLSRALKGAISFDNLSGASASQRKGDKRILYASETAARAVGGQITLHAFDAGKLAAGMPIRYLGIDIGQIQTLELITARNEVQAKAVLYPEYVQTFARSGTRFSVITPQISAAGVEHLDTILQPYINVEPGRGNPRRDFELQEATITDSRYLDGLSIVVEAPEAGSLNIGTPVLFRGIEVGTVTGLTLGSLSDRVMVAMRISQRYQHLVRNNSVFWLASGYNLDFGLTGGVVKTGTFNQFIRGGIAFATPPGTPLAPKAQAGKHFLLLESEPKEWREWGTALPR
- the rsmF gene encoding 16S rRNA (cytosine(1407)-C(5))-methyltransferase RsmF; protein product: MREAMPSSLSFDDFLAACQRPLRRSIRINTLKISVADFLDLTAPYDWSLAPIPWCEEGFWIERDDEESVPLGSTAEHLSGLFYIQEASSMLPVAALFAEGNTPDRVMDVAAAPGSKTTQIAAKMKNKGAILANEFSASRVKVLHANISRCGIANVALTHFDGRVFGAALPESFDAILLDAPCSGEGVVRKDPDALKNWSVDSNLEIAVTQRELLDSAFHALRPGGTLVYSTCTLNRDENESVMQWLIATYPDAVEFLPLGDLFPGAARALTPEGFLHVFPQIYDCEGFFVARLRKTAAIPALPTPKYKVGNFPFSPLKGRETAQITGAANACGLQWEDNLRLWQRDKEIWLFPVEIESLIGKVRFSRLGIKLAETHNKGYRWQHEAVIALADPHHGNAFELTHEEAEEWYRGRDVYPQTAPETDDVLVTFQRQPIGLAKRINSRLKNSYPRDLVRDGKLFSR